A region of Maribacter algicola DNA encodes the following proteins:
- a CDS encoding nucleoside deaminase — protein sequence MIAPFDDSFFMKKALQEAQYAFEQDEIPVGAIIVVKNRIIARAHNLTEKLNDVTAHAEMQAITAAANFLGGKYLRDCTLYVTLEPCQMCGGALFWSQISKIVFAASDPQRGIRAMGTHLHPKTEVVGGILEHEASDLLLRFFEKKRR from the coding sequence ATGATAGCTCCCTTTGATGATTCTTTTTTCATGAAGAAGGCCCTTCAGGAGGCCCAATATGCTTTTGAACAGGATGAGATTCCGGTGGGGGCCATTATTGTTGTCAAGAATCGAATTATAGCCAGGGCGCATAACCTTACGGAAAAATTGAACGATGTAACGGCACATGCCGAAATGCAGGCTATAACCGCCGCAGCCAATTTTTTGGGTGGAAAATATCTCAGGGATTGTACGCTGTACGTCACCTTGGAGCCTTGTCAAATGTGTGGTGGAGCGCTTTTCTGGAGCCAAATTTCCAAAATTGTATTTGCGGCATCGGATCCCCAAAGGGGCATTAGGGCCATGGGAACCCATTTACACCCAAAAACAGAAGTGGTAGGAGGCATTCTGGAGCATGAGGCATCCGATCTTTTACTGCGATTTTTTGAAAAAAAACGGCGATAG
- a CDS encoding DUF3078 domain-containing protein gives MKNVFFNRSRLFYFFTLFISIVSYSQDTIPSPIVPDTVIIDTTVVDTIVIRKTQEKIKHIPRGVNLTNPVISFKRTKPLKDKYDPFRVPSFWNKENTLGINLSEAAFINWNAGGDNAVSGLGFLKIIRDYKFRYFKWDNIVELRYGLNAQEGRKIRKTEDVIRLSSNVGYRRDTISNWYYSVQLNFNTQFSNGYKYPDRDNPISRFMAPGYLFFGAGTSYISKNQKFNLYMSPLTQKSTFVLDQDLANKGSFGVEKAILDDNGNVLTPGENHRLELGILITHKWEFNIAENIDANSRLNLYTDYLRSFGNVDVDWELNVKMRVNKYILTTLGTHVIYDDDILFDEVQNDAGVVTDRGIPKIQFKQVLGIGVTVDF, from the coding sequence ATGAAAAACGTTTTTTTCAATAGATCCAGACTCTTTTACTTTTTTACACTTTTTATTTCAATAGTGTCATATTCACAGGATACGATACCCTCGCCCATCGTTCCGGATACGGTTATCATCGATACTACCGTGGTGGATACCATTGTAATACGAAAGACCCAGGAAAAAATCAAACACATTCCAAGGGGTGTGAATTTGACGAACCCCGTAATTTCCTTTAAACGCACAAAACCCCTAAAGGACAAATACGACCCCTTTAGGGTGCCCTCTTTTTGGAACAAGGAAAATACGCTGGGAATCAATTTAAGCGAGGCCGCCTTTATCAACTGGAATGCCGGGGGTGACAATGCGGTCAGCGGACTAGGATTTTTAAAGATCATACGGGATTATAAGTTTCGATACTTTAAGTGGGACAATATCGTTGAACTCAGGTACGGACTAAATGCACAGGAAGGTAGGAAAATAAGAAAGACCGAGGACGTGATACGTTTAAGTTCCAACGTGGGCTATAGAAGGGACACGATCAGCAATTGGTACTATTCCGTCCAATTGAACTTCAATACCCAATTTTCAAATGGTTATAAATATCCTGATAGGGATAACCCCATTTCAAGGTTCATGGCTCCGGGATACCTCTTCTTTGGTGCGGGTACGTCCTATATCAGCAAAAATCAGAAATTCAACCTGTACATGTCTCCTTTGACCCAAAAATCGACTTTTGTATTGGATCAGGATTTGGCGAACAAAGGTTCCTTTGGTGTGGAAAAAGCCATTTTGGATGATAATGGAAATGTACTAACGCCGGGGGAAAACCATCGGTTGGAGCTTGGTATACTCATTACGCATAAATGGGAATTCAATATTGCCGAGAATATCGATGCCAATAGCCGATTAAACCTATATACCGATTATCTCAGGAGCTTTGGAAACGTGGACGTTGATTGGGAACTTAACGTAAAAATGAGGGTCAACAAATACATCCTGACCACCCTGGGTACCCATGTAATCTATGACGACGACATCCTTTTTGATGAAGTACAAAATGATGCGGGGGTAGTTACAGATCGTGGCATTCCCAAAATACAGTTCAAACAGGTACTTGGCATAGGGGTCACCGTGGATTTTTAA
- a CDS encoding cold-shock protein: protein MTGTVKFFNESKGYGFITNDDTGKDIFVHATALNGKDIREGDKVEYVEQEGRKGIVAGQVTVL, encoded by the coding sequence ATGACTGGCACAGTAAAATTTTTTAATGAATCCAAAGGTTATGGTTTCATTACAAACGACGACACGGGAAAGGACATTTTTGTCCATGCGACCGCCCTGAACGGAAAGGATATCAGGGAAGGAGACAAAGTAGAATACGTTGAACAAGAAGGCAGAAAAGGCATAGTAGCGGGACAGGTAACTGTTCTCTAG
- a CDS encoding 1-deoxy-D-xylulose-5-phosphate synthase — protein MDPLLAHIDSPKDLKKLSKDLLAQVARELREFIIDIVATKEGHLGASLGVVELTVALHYVFNTPYDKLIWDVGHQAYGHKIITGRKDLFETNRQLNGISGFPKMSESEYDAFGTGHSSTSISAILGMALASKLKGEHQRQHIAVIGDASIASGMAFEGLNHAGVTDTNILIILNDNAIGIDPSVGALKKYLTNVKKGTAKDENIFECLNFNYSGPLGGHDLYGLISELERLKSVPGPKLLHVITTKGKGLQKAEENQVAYHAPGKFDKTTGELLKKSDRPEPLKYQDVFGHTLVELAKNNERIVGITPAMPTGSSLKYLMEAIPDRAFDVGIAEQHAVTMAAGMATAGLVPFCNIYSTFLQRAYDQVIHDVALQNIPVVFCLDRAGLVGQDGPTHHGVFDIAHLRCIPNMILCAPLNEVELRNIMYTAQLGLENPIAIRYPRGRGVLLDWQRPFEKIAIGTSFEIKKGRKIAILSSGTIGNNITELLTAIKNDEALGHYHFPFIKPLDKKRIQQVLESYDHIVTVEDGSAIGGFGSGILDVANDLGPYKSIKLFGIPDKFITHGTQEELYRLAQIDMQSIKNYIETLL, from the coding sequence GTGGATCCACTTTTAGCACATATAGACTCGCCCAAGGACCTTAAAAAACTCTCGAAGGACCTGTTGGCCCAAGTGGCCAGGGAGTTAAGGGAGTTTATTATTGACATCGTGGCTACCAAGGAAGGGCATCTGGGAGCCAGCCTTGGTGTTGTGGAGCTTACGGTTGCCCTGCACTATGTATTTAATACGCCTTATGATAAATTAATATGGGATGTGGGCCATCAGGCGTATGGACATAAAATCATTACGGGAAGAAAGGACCTATTCGAGACCAATAGACAGCTCAACGGGATTAGTGGTTTTCCAAAAATGAGCGAAAGCGAATATGATGCCTTTGGAACAGGACACAGCTCTACTTCCATTTCGGCGATATTGGGAATGGCCTTGGCATCCAAATTAAAAGGAGAACACCAAAGACAGCATATTGCGGTTATAGGAGATGCCTCCATAGCCAGCGGCATGGCCTTCGAAGGTCTTAACCATGCGGGTGTCACGGATACCAACATTCTTATTATTCTCAATGATAATGCCATAGGAATAGACCCCAGTGTGGGTGCCTTAAAAAAATACCTGACCAATGTAAAAAAGGGCACGGCTAAGGACGAAAACATTTTTGAATGCCTAAATTTCAATTACTCGGGTCCATTGGGTGGTCATGACCTTTATGGATTGATCAGCGAACTAGAGCGCTTAAAAAGCGTTCCTGGCCCCAAATTGTTGCATGTGATCACCACAAAGGGAAAGGGCCTTCAAAAGGCGGAAGAAAACCAGGTAGCCTATCATGCTCCTGGCAAATTCGACAAAACTACCGGGGAACTTTTAAAAAAGAGCGATCGGCCTGAGCCATTGAAATATCAGGATGTTTTTGGTCATACCTTGGTGGAACTTGCAAAAAACAATGAAAGAATAGTGGGAATTACGCCGGCGATGCCCACGGGAAGTTCCTTAAAGTATTTGATGGAAGCCATCCCAGATCGTGCCTTTGACGTTGGGATCGCCGAACAGCATGCCGTAACCATGGCCGCAGGTATGGCAACAGCAGGACTGGTGCCCTTTTGCAACATTTACTCAACCTTTTTGCAACGTGCCTATGACCAAGTGATCCACGATGTGGCACTGCAAAATATACCGGTCGTTTTTTGTTTGGATAGGGCAGGATTAGTGGGTCAGGACGGCCCCACCCACCATGGGGTGTTTGACATTGCCCATTTACGTTGTATCCCCAATATGATACTCTGCGCCCCTTTGAACGAGGTTGAACTTAGAAATATCATGTATACAGCGCAATTAGGATTGGAAAACCCCATTGCTATTCGTTATCCACGCGGCAGAGGGGTCCTATTGGATTGGCAGCGACCTTTTGAAAAGATAGCCATCGGCACATCTTTTGAGATAAAAAAAGGAAGAAAAATTGCCATCCTCAGTTCGGGAACCATTGGAAACAACATTACTGAATTGTTGACAGCAATCAAAAACGATGAGGCCTTGGGACATTACCACTTTCCCTTCATAAAACCTTTGGACAAAAAACGTATACAGCAGGTCCTGGAAAGTTATGACCACATTGTAACGGTGGAGGATGGATCGGCCATTGGGGGTTTTGGCAGTGGCATTCTAGACGTAGCAAACGATTTGGGGCCCTACAAAAGCATCAAGTTATTTGGAATCCCTGATAAATTCATAACCCATGGTACCCAGGAAGAATTATACCGTTTGGCACAAATAGATATGCAATCCATTAAAAACTATATAGAGACGCTTTTATGA
- a CDS encoding M20 family peptidase gives MKKILLFLLLLLIVVAGILVFNTLKMGSKQVAPGTVETIALPDDIFKNLSKGLQYETISFSEDAIPDSTAFFGFHRYLEATFPLVHKNLSLEKINTYSLLYTWKGSDASKKPLILMSHQDVVPVDQPTLADWEAGPFAGTITDTHVIGRGTLDDKGTLIGLMEAVEKLLEESFVPSQTIYLAFGHDEEVGGSKGAAEIAKHLKSKGVTAAMALDEGGFLAENLVPGIETVAMVNLAEKGFASFRLIVETKGGHSSQPPKENTIGMLAKAIVDLENNQLPYKLVKPIDYQLEYMGAELPFFKRMAFANPWLFKDPILEALNAHTTTAPTIVSGGVKNNVIPTVAEATINFRILPGETIASVQEHIENTISDKIRVEPVGFLTNPSEVSSIDSDAYKILEQTIRTQFSNSVVVPGLVGGGTDARYFYGIAEDVYRFYPIRLGPDSMSRFHGIDEKISKDNYREIISFSYQLIKNFN, from the coding sequence ATGAAAAAAATACTTCTGTTTTTACTGCTGTTATTGATTGTCGTTGCGGGCATTTTGGTCTTCAACACCCTAAAAATGGGCTCCAAACAAGTGGCCCCGGGCACTGTCGAAACTATAGCGCTCCCAGACGATATCTTTAAAAACCTATCAAAGGGACTGCAATACGAGACCATTTCCTTTAGCGAGGACGCCATTCCGGACTCGACCGCGTTTTTTGGCTTTCACAGGTATTTGGAAGCAACCTTTCCCCTAGTGCATAAAAATCTGTCTCTTGAGAAAATAAATACCTATAGCCTGCTATACACTTGGAAAGGCTCCGATGCTTCCAAAAAGCCGCTTATTTTAATGTCGCACCAAGATGTGGTTCCCGTGGACCAGCCCACACTCGCGGACTGGGAGGCAGGGCCTTTTGCCGGTACGATTACGGATACCCATGTCATTGGCCGTGGCACCTTGGACGACAAGGGCACTTTGATCGGACTTATGGAGGCCGTGGAAAAACTGTTGGAGGAGTCCTTTGTACCGTCCCAGACGATATATTTGGCCTTTGGACACGATGAGGAAGTTGGGGGCAGCAAAGGTGCCGCCGAAATCGCAAAGCATTTAAAGTCAAAAGGTGTTACCGCGGCCATGGCCTTGGACGAAGGCGGATTTTTGGCAGAGAACCTAGTTCCCGGTATTGAAACCGTAGCCATGGTCAACCTGGCCGAAAAAGGATTTGCCTCTTTTAGGCTTATTGTAGAAACCAAAGGGGGCCACAGTTCCCAACCGCCCAAGGAAAATACCATTGGAATGTTGGCAAAGGCCATTGTGGACCTGGAAAACAACCAATTGCCCTACAAACTGGTGAAACCCATCGATTACCAACTGGAATATATGGGCGCGGAACTCCCGTTCTTTAAAAGAATGGCCTTCGCAAACCCTTGGCTGTTCAAGGACCCCATACTGGAGGCATTGAACGCCCACACCACTACGGCCCCTACCATTGTAAGCGGCGGCGTTAAGAACAACGTAATCCCCACGGTAGCCGAGGCGACCATCAACTTTAGGATATTGCCCGGCGAGACGATAGCATCGGTACAGGAACATATTGAAAACACCATTTCCGATAAGATCAGGGTAGAACCTGTGGGGTTTTTGACCAACCCTTCAGAAGTGTCAAGCATCGATTCAGATGCCTATAAAATCTTGGAACAGACCATACGCACCCAATTCTCGAACAGCGTAGTAGTGCCTGGATTGGTAGGGGGAGGTACGGATGCACGGTATTTTTACGGAATTGCGGAGGATGTGTACCGTTTTTATCCCATCAGGTTAGGACCGGATAGCATGTCGCGATTTCACGGAATAGACGAGAAAATCAGCAAGGATAACTACAGGGAAATCATTTCATTTTCCTACCAGCTTATCAAGAATTTCAATTGA
- a CDS encoding chloride channel protein, translating into MPTQNKSFLKRLLIWRYKHISEKTFIYILSVVVGLLAGLASVTLKNITYFIEASLERGIIFSSNQLYFILPIIGLTLVYLYVKFVHKERLKHAVSSILFSLSKKKGIIDRKQILTQLVAAPLTVGFGGSVGLLGPAVASGAAISSNLGRLFHINAKTRSLLIACASAGAIASIFQSPIAAIIFAVEVFSMDLTMLSMLPLLLASISGVLTSYFFLGNEVLFNFSISRAFEVKDTLFYIVLGVGTGVASIYFTKMYFGILHLFKPLKSPKYRLLVGGLAIGIMLYMIPPLYGEGFSFINNLLIGDHIQALGKTPFDAFMDNIWVVIALLFGITIFKAVAMTTTLAAGGAGGIFIPTMVMGSALGNVVAKVINNLGLGFSVSESNFTLIGMAGLIAGVLHAPLTAIFLIAEITGGYGLFVPLMITASISYLITKNTIDYTIYTRELAERGDLLTHNKDKAVLTLMQLDDLIEMNFKKVDQHMTLGEMLHESVAKSTRNIFPVVDSQEALVGIILLDDIREFMFDTTLYKSTKAITFMQKPPEIIFYGQDKMQAIMQKFQDSGAWNLPVVKDGKYLGFVSKSKLLTAYRRELINFTGN; encoded by the coding sequence ATGCCAACCCAAAACAAATCATTCTTAAAGCGTTTGCTCATTTGGAGGTACAAGCATATTTCCGAAAAGACCTTCATCTACATCCTCAGCGTTGTAGTAGGGCTGTTGGCGGGATTGGCATCGGTCACCCTAAAAAACATTACCTATTTCATTGAAGCCTCCCTGGAACGAGGCATCATCTTCTCCAGTAACCAATTATACTTTATACTGCCCATCATAGGGTTGACCTTGGTATATCTCTACGTTAAGTTTGTGCACAAGGAACGCTTGAAACACGCCGTGTCCTCCATCCTGTTCTCCCTTTCCAAAAAAAAAGGCATCATTGACCGAAAACAGATTCTGACCCAACTGGTGGCCGCACCCCTGACCGTAGGTTTTGGGGGTTCGGTAGGGCTTTTGGGTCCCGCAGTGGCTTCTGGTGCGGCCATTAGTTCCAACTTGGGGAGGTTGTTCCATATCAATGCCAAGACCCGCTCGTTGTTGATCGCCTGTGCTTCGGCAGGTGCCATAGCTTCCATCTTTCAATCGCCCATTGCGGCCATCATATTCGCCGTAGAGGTCTTTAGCATGGACCTCACCATGCTTTCCATGCTTCCATTATTGTTGGCATCTATTTCCGGAGTGCTCACCTCCTACTTCTTTCTGGGTAACGAGGTACTGTTCAACTTTAGCATATCCCGGGCTTTTGAGGTCAAGGACACGCTTTTTTATATTGTTCTGGGCGTTGGTACGGGAGTGGCCTCCATTTACTTTACCAAAATGTATTTTGGCATCCTGCATTTGTTCAAACCGCTCAAAAGTCCTAAATACCGCCTTCTGGTGGGCGGACTCGCCATAGGCATCATGCTGTACATGATTCCACCGCTCTACGGGGAAGGTTTCAGCTTTATAAACAACCTATTGATCGGCGACCATATACAGGCCCTTGGAAAGACGCCTTTTGATGCCTTCATGGACAATATCTGGGTGGTCATCGCCCTCTTGTTCGGTATTACGATATTCAAGGCCGTGGCCATGACCACTACCTTGGCGGCCGGCGGGGCGGGGGGAATCTTCATTCCCACCATGGTGATGGGCAGTGCCTTGGGCAACGTGGTGGCGAAGGTCATTAACAATCTGGGATTGGGCTTCTCGGTTTCGGAGAGTAATTTTACGCTCATTGGCATGGCCGGACTCATCGCCGGGGTGTTGCACGCGCCTTTGACCGCTATATTCCTCATTGCCGAGATCACAGGAGGCTACGGTCTTTTCGTTCCACTGATGATTACGGCATCCATCTCCTACCTGATCACAAAAAACACCATAGACTATACGATCTATACCCGGGAACTTGCCGAACGCGGCGACCTCCTCACCCATAACAAGGACAAGGCCGTGCTGACACTTATGCAGTTGGACGACCTCATTGAGATGAACTTTAAAAAGGTGGACCAACACATGACCTTGGGCGAAATGCTCCATGAATCCGTGGCCAAGTCTACCCGAAATATCTTTCCCGTAGTGGATAGCCAGGAAGCCTTGGTGGGCATAATCCTATTGGACGATATACGGGAGTTTATGTTCGATACAACCCTTTACAAAAGCACCAAGGCCATCACCTTTATGCAAAAGCCCCCTGAAATCATATTTTACGGGCAAGACAAGATGCAGGCCATCATGCAAAAGTTCCAGGATAGCGGGGCATGGAACTTACCAGTGGTCAAGGATGGTAAATATCTGGGCTTTGTCTCCAAGTCCAAATTGTTGACGGCCTACCGAAGGGAACTCATCAACTTTACGGGGAACTAA
- a CDS encoding DUF4184 family protein — protein MPFTFAHPAVVLPFLRKNGPLSTSGLIVGSLVPDFEGFLRMEVNGNWADSWPGILLFNIPVAIGILFLYHGLVKHLFLRILPYFLATRLVFSLAFNWVPYFRKHWVRVLISILLGVFTHLLWDDFTHYDGYIVNYYYDFFYRKLWGISLFNVFQFVSSVLGIILVFWFVLKLPEEKVQLPSLKYRLVAWGFMGLLTAIFLSIRHMYGFQELGSFVFSAIGCFFGALIALSIALRFFPTYGLKPKKLPGQSE, from the coding sequence ATGCCGTTTACCTTTGCACATCCCGCAGTCGTACTTCCCTTTTTGAGGAAAAATGGGCCTCTTTCCACTTCTGGATTGATCGTGGGTAGTCTGGTTCCGGATTTCGAGGGATTCCTGCGCATGGAGGTCAATGGGAACTGGGCCGACTCATGGCCCGGTATCCTCCTTTTCAACATACCTGTAGCCATTGGTATCTTGTTTCTCTATCATGGCCTGGTGAAGCATCTATTTCTGCGTATTCTGCCTTATTTCCTGGCCACTCGGTTGGTCTTTTCCTTAGCATTTAATTGGGTTCCTTATTTCCGGAAGCATTGGGTCAGGGTACTCATATCCATCCTCTTGGGCGTGTTTACCCATTTGCTGTGGGACGACTTCACCCATTATGACGGTTACATTGTAAACTACTATTACGACTTTTTTTACCGGAAGCTTTGGGGAATATCCTTGTTCAATGTTTTTCAGTTTGTAAGTTCGGTTTTGGGTATTATCCTTGTCTTTTGGTTTGTGCTGAAACTACCTGAGGAAAAAGTACAACTTCCTTCCCTAAAGTATAGGTTGGTGGCCTGGGGTTTTATGGGTCTGCTCACGGCTATTTTTTTAAGTATACGTCATATGTATGGGTTTCAGGAACTGGGATCTTTTGTTTTTTCCGCTATTGGATGTTTTTTTGGGGCTTTGATAGCCCTGAGTATCGCCCTACGATTTTTCCCTACCTACGGACTAAAACCAAAAAAACTTCCCGGTCAGTCTGAATAA
- a CDS encoding toxin-antitoxin system YwqK family antitoxin: MKRLLIIAILALSFGVNAQQIAPKFEKVGEEVKATYFHANGEISQQGFFLNEKLQGEWIMYDTKGEKIAMGNYDKGVKTGTWLFWEGDIVKEVSFDNNRIASVEQMNAKESVVTN, from the coding sequence ATGAAACGTTTATTGATAATCGCCATTTTAGCACTTTCTTTTGGTGTTAATGCGCAACAGATAGCTCCCAAGTTTGAAAAGGTAGGGGAAGAGGTAAAAGCGACCTATTTTCATGCCAATGGGGAAATTTCCCAACAAGGTTTTTTCCTGAACGAAAAATTACAGGGAGAATGGATTATGTACGATACCAAAGGTGAGAAAATTGCCATGGGCAACTATGACAAGGGCGTAAAGACCGGAACTTGGTTGTTCTGGGAAGGTGACATTGTAAAGGAAGTCAGTTTTGATAACAACAGGATTGCCAGTGTAGAACAGATGAATGCTAAGGAGTCCGTAGTGACCAACTAG
- a CDS encoding GNAT family N-acetyltransferase, with the protein MEIEIEFTIESCEKENIKKIVDGLNEYNLSKVSAIADMWTRLEFVAKDKNGIDIGGILGGLGYWNGLEIKILWVKEEYRNKGVGTKILRYIEKIAIERGAEFSMLDTFDFQAEEFYLKNGYKPIGEIKGFPKGHRRIYFSKQLTQ; encoded by the coding sequence ATGGAAATAGAAATTGAATTTACTATTGAATCTTGCGAAAAGGAAAATATAAAGAAAATCGTTGACGGACTTAATGAATACAACCTGAGTAAAGTTTCTGCAATTGCTGATATGTGGACTCGTTTGGAGTTTGTAGCAAAAGATAAAAACGGAATTGATATTGGTGGAATATTGGGTGGACTTGGATATTGGAATGGTCTTGAAATAAAAATCCTGTGGGTAAAAGAAGAATACCGAAATAAAGGAGTTGGAACTAAAATTTTAAGATACATCGAAAAAATAGCTATTGAAAGAGGAGCGGAATTTTCAATGCTTGACACGTTTGATTTTCAAGCAGAGGAATTTTACTTGAAAAACGGATATAAACCAATTGGAGAAATAAAAGGTTTCCCAAAAGGACACAGAAGAATATATTTCTCGAAACAATTAACGCAATAA
- the aspS gene encoding aspartate--tRNA ligase translates to MYRSHTCGELRDSHINTDVVLSGWVHKTRDKGFVVWVDLRDRYGITQLVFDQDRSSAELLENARNLGREFVIQVKGSVIERASKNDKIPTGNIEVLVKELTVLNSSKTPPFTIENETDGGEDLRMKYRYLDIRRNPVKNNLIFRSKVTMEVRKYLSQQGFIEVETPYLIKSTPEGARDFVVPSRMNEGQFYALPQSPQTFKQLLMVGGMDKYFQIVKCFRDEDLRADRQPEFTQIDCEMAFVEQEDILNVFEGLTRYLLKEINGVDVDTFPRMTYDEAMEKYGNDKPDIRFGMEFGELNQVAQHKDFNVFNNAELVVGIAVPGGNAYTRKEIDQLIDWVKRPQVGALGMVYCRCNEDGSYKSSVDKFYDQEDLAKWAEVTGANPGDLICVLSGETHKTRTQLSALRMELAQQLGLRKSNEFAPLWVVDFPLLELDEETGHYHAMHHPFTSPKPGQLELLDSDPAAVRANAYDLVLNGNEIGGGSIRIHDKETQSIMFKHLGFTPEEAKAQFGFLMDAFQYGAPPHGGIAFGLDRLVAILGGQETIRDFIAFPKNNSGRDVMIDAPAPIDDEQLKELNLKLDL, encoded by the coding sequence ATGTACAGAAGCCATACCTGTGGGGAATTAAGGGATTCACATATAAATACCGATGTTGTTTTATCCGGTTGGGTGCACAAGACCCGTGACAAGGGATTTGTGGTTTGGGTGGACCTACGTGACCGATACGGAATTACCCAATTGGTTTTCGATCAGGACCGCAGTTCTGCAGAACTCTTGGAAAACGCCCGAAACCTAGGTAGGGAATTCGTTATCCAAGTAAAAGGATCGGTCATTGAAAGGGCTTCCAAAAACGATAAGATTCCTACAGGAAATATTGAGGTCCTAGTAAAAGAACTAACCGTACTTAACAGCTCCAAAACACCTCCCTTTACCATTGAGAACGAAACGGACGGCGGTGAGGATCTTCGCATGAAATACAGATATCTGGACATTCGCCGAAATCCGGTAAAAAACAACCTCATCTTTCGAAGCAAGGTTACCATGGAGGTGCGAAAGTACCTTTCGCAACAGGGATTTATAGAGGTAGAGACCCCCTATTTGATAAAATCCACTCCAGAGGGCGCACGTGATTTCGTGGTGCCCAGCCGTATGAACGAAGGTCAGTTCTATGCCCTGCCACAATCTCCACAGACCTTTAAGCAATTGTTGATGGTGGGCGGCATGGACAAATATTTCCAGATCGTGAAGTGTTTTAGGGACGAGGACCTTAGGGCAGATAGACAACCGGAGTTTACCCAAATAGATTGCGAGATGGCCTTTGTGGAACAAGAAGATATCTTGAACGTCTTTGAGGGACTTACCCGATACCTTTTAAAGGAAATCAACGGCGTGGACGTGGACACCTTTCCCCGTATGACCTATGACGAGGCCATGGAAAAATATGGAAACGATAAACCGGACATCCGTTTTGGGATGGAATTCGGGGAATTGAACCAAGTCGCCCAACATAAGGACTTTAATGTATTCAACAACGCTGAATTGGTGGTAGGTATCGCCGTTCCCGGTGGTAACGCCTACACCCGAAAGGAAATAGACCAACTCATTGACTGGGTCAAAAGACCACAAGTGGGTGCCCTAGGAATGGTGTACTGCCGTTGCAATGAGGATGGTAGCTACAAATCCTCTGTAGACAAGTTTTACGACCAAGAGGACCTTGCCAAATGGGCTGAAGTGACGGGCGCCAATCCTGGAGATTTGATTTGTGTACTTTCTGGGGAAACACATAAAACACGTACCCAATTGAGTGCCCTCCGTATGGAATTGGCTCAACAATTAGGCTTGCGGAAATCCAATGAGTTCGCACCCTTATGGGTCGTTGATTTCCCGTTGTTGGAACTGGATGAGGAGACCGGTCATTACCATGCCATGCACCATCCATTTACATCGCCCAAGCCTGGGCAATTGGAATTGTTGGATTCAGACCCGGCGGCGGTTCGCGCCAATGCCTATGATTTGGTGTTGAACGGGAACGAAATTGGCGGGGGTTCCATCCGTATCCATGATAAGGAGACCCAGTCCATCATGTTTAAACACTTAGGATTTACACCGGAAGAGGCAAAAGCACAGTTCGGGTTTTTGATGGATGCCTTCCAGTACGGTGCACCGCCCCATGGTGGCATCGCCTTTGGTCTGGACAGATTGGTCGCTATTTTGGGCGGACAGGAGACCATTCGCGATTTTATCGCCTTCCCCAAGAACAATAGCGGTAGGGACGTGATGATCGATGCTCCGGCACCTATTGATGATGAACAACTTAAGGAGCTAAATCTGAAATTGGATTTATAG